Proteins from one Polymorphobacter megasporae genomic window:
- a CDS encoding recombinase family protein: protein MPDILGYARVSTGDQDVAGQTMRLTEAGAIKTFTDVMSGRSMDRPGLTALLAYARSGDTLAVVRLDRLGRSLAELLSTVTMLRERKIALLSLEEKIDTSSAAGELIFHVFGAIAHFERRLISERTKDGIAAARAKGRKPGRQPLDVTKLNAALTLIQANTPPAEAARQLGLGRSTIYREMRRFGISRPA from the coding sequence ATGCCTGATATCCTTGGCTACGCCCGGGTCAGTACCGGCGACCAGGATGTCGCCGGCCAGACCATGCGGTTGACCGAGGCCGGCGCCATCAAGACCTTTACCGATGTCATGTCGGGCAGAAGCATGGATCGGCCCGGCCTTACGGCGCTTCTCGCCTATGCACGGTCGGGGGACACGCTTGCCGTGGTGCGCCTCGATCGGCTCGGTCGCTCGCTGGCGGAATTGCTATCCACGGTCACGATGCTGCGCGAACGCAAGATCGCGCTCCTCAGCCTCGAGGAAAAGATCGACACCTCCTCGGCCGCCGGCGAACTGATTTTCCACGTCTTCGGTGCCATTGCCCATTTCGAGAGACGACTGATCTCAGAGCGAACGAAGGACGGTATTGCTGCGGCACGTGCAAAGGGCAGGAAGCCGGGGCGACAGCCGCTCGATGTGACAAAGCTCAATGCGGCGCTGACGCTTATCCAGGCCAATACGCCACCTGCTGAAGCCGCAAGACAGCTCGGACTGGGGCGCTCAACCATCTACCGCGAGATGAGACGTTTTGGGATCAGTCGACCGGCGTAG
- a CDS encoding type II toxin-antitoxin system VapC family toxin, producing MASIVFDASAILALLRDEPGADVVAQYIGDGLISAVNFQEVIKGLLRREVPNDAALAMLDALHLDVRPHGRDDAVAAANLYPATKAFGSGLGDRTCTALAIAEGLPVLTADREWARIEIPGLKLMLAR from the coding sequence ATGGCATCGATCGTTTTTGACGCCTCGGCGATACTGGCGCTGCTACGCGATGAGCCAGGCGCCGATGTTGTTGCGCAGTACATCGGTGACGGGCTTATCTCGGCGGTCAACTTCCAGGAGGTGATCAAGGGCCTGTTGCGTCGCGAGGTGCCGAACGATGCGGCGCTGGCGATGCTCGACGCCTTGCATCTCGACGTGCGTCCGCACGGGCGTGACGATGCGGTCGCCGCGGCCAACCTCTATCCTGCGACCAAGGCATTCGGCAGCGGCCTTGGCGATCGTACCTGCACGGCCTTGGCGATCGCTGAAGGCCTGCCGGTCCTCACTGCGGATCGGGAATGGGCCAGGATCGAAATCCCGGGCCTGAAACTGATGCTGGCGCGATAA
- a CDS encoding AbrB/MazE/SpoVT family DNA-binding domain-containing protein translates to MQEMIDIRIAENGRMVLPRSARKALGVTGAGVVVLSIDGDNVKLTSMRQSIKRAQDLYRQHATNDLPVDDFIAERRAEAAREDLD, encoded by the coding sequence GTGCAGGAAATGATCGATATCCGAATTGCCGAGAACGGTCGCATGGTGCTGCCACGATCGGCGCGAAAGGCGCTTGGCGTTACGGGAGCTGGCGTCGTCGTGCTGTCAATCGACGGTGACAACGTGAAGCTTACGTCGATGCGGCAGAGCATCAAGCGTGCCCAGGATCTATACCGTCAACATGCAACAAACGATCTTCCGGTGGATGACTTCATTGCCGAGCGCCGGGCCGAAGCCGCGCGCGAAGACCTCGACTAG
- a CDS encoding NUDIX hydrolase produces MLLITSRTTKRWIIPKGNPIRGLLPHLAAAREAFEEAGISGVVKAEAIGSYGYAKVINDGTTRAARVDVFPLAVLGRAKHWPEQHERVTEWFGLNDAANAVEEPELKLIIAAFRHPLPA; encoded by the coding sequence GTGCTGTTAATTACATCACGTACTACCAAGCGTTGGATTATTCCGAAGGGCAATCCAATCCGCGGATTGTTACCACATTTGGCCGCGGCGCGCGAAGCCTTCGAGGAAGCGGGCATCTCTGGCGTCGTCAAGGCGGAGGCGATCGGCAGCTACGGCTATGCCAAGGTGATCAACGACGGCACAACTCGGGCGGCGCGGGTGGATGTATTTCCTCTCGCCGTGCTCGGGCGCGCCAAGCATTGGCCTGAGCAGCATGAGCGCGTAACGGAATGGTTTGGCCTGAACGACGCCGCCAACGCGGTCGAAGAACCTGAACTTAAATTGATCATCGCTGCTTTCCGCCACCCGCTCCCTGCGTGA
- a CDS encoding IS3 family transposase (programmed frameshift), giving the protein MPDTITSTYDDGGRIGRTDVLGVQRRRRWTPEEKVRIVEETYLPGHSVSLIARRHGIAANQLFAWRRLMAQGALTAAGAGEEVVPASQYRALESQVRELQRMLGKKTMENEVLREAVTRARPKKTAVALQLVAGGRTVSAAAAAMGMSRPHLSATLHAGPRRRRGRPPQPDGELVAAIGTLIADLPTYGYRRIHALLRRQAEASGRAAPNPKRVYRVMKLHGLLLQRAGTRNEQRRHDGRVAVDIRNTRWCSDGLEIACDNGEKVRVAFALDCCDREAMGYVATTAGISAADVRDLMTLSVEHRFGQVNTLADPIEWLTDNGSCYTAHDTRRFARDIGLVPCTTPVESPQSNGMAEAFVRTLKRDYARVNPKPDARSVIDQLPGWFKHYNTVHPHSALGYRSPREFIARSTQEDLSGL; this is encoded by the exons ATGCCTGATACTATAACCAGCACGTATGACGATGGCGGCCGGATTGGGCGGACCGACGTTCTCGGCGTCCAACGCCGTAGGCGATGGACGCCCGAGGAGAAGGTGCGGATCGTCGAGGAGACGTACCTCCCCGGGCACTCGGTCTCGCTCATTGCCCGTCGCCACGGCATCGCGGCCAACCAGCTGTTCGCTTGGCGCCGGTTGATGGCGCAGGGGGCGCTGACCGCGGCGGGTGCCGGCGAGGAGGTCGTGCCGGCGTCGCAGTACCGCGCGCTCGAGAGCCAGGTCCGCGAGCTTCAACGCATGCTCGGCAAGAAGACGATGGAGAATGAGGTCCTGCGCGAGGCCGTGACCCGGGCC AGGCCCAAAAAAACTGCTGTTGCGCTCCAGCTCGTGGCCGGAGGTCGGACAGTGAGCGCCGCAGCTGCTGCCATGGGCATGTCGCGCCCGCACCTCTCCGCGACCCTCCACGCCGGCCCGCGCCGCCGACGTGGACGGCCGCCGCAACCCGACGGCGAGTTGGTCGCAGCGATAGGCACGCTGATCGCCGATCTGCCGACCTACGGATATCGCCGCATACACGCCCTGCTGCGTCGACAGGCCGAGGCCTCCGGGCGCGCAGCGCCCAACCCCAAACGCGTCTACCGGGTGATGAAGCTGCACGGCCTGCTCCTCCAGCGCGCCGGGACTCGCAACGAGCAACGCCGGCATGACGGCCGCGTCGCGGTCGATATCCGCAACACCCGCTGGTGCTCCGACGGGCTCGAGATCGCGTGCGACAACGGCGAGAAGGTCCGCGTCGCCTTCGCCCTCGACTGCTGCGACCGGGAAGCCATGGGCTATGTCGCGACGACCGCCGGGATCAGCGCCGCGGACGTTCGCGACCTCATGACCCTCAGCGTCGAGCACCGGTTCGGCCAGGTCAACACACTGGCAGATCCCATCGAGTGGCTGACCGATAACGGCAGCTGCTACACCGCCCACGACACCCGTCGGTTCGCCCGCGACATCGGCCTCGTTCCCTGCACGACGCCGGTCGAAAGCCCGCAGTCGAATGGGATGGCTGAGGCGTTCGTCCGGACCTTGAAACGCGACTACGCCCGCGTGAACCCAAAGCCCGACGCCCGCTCAGTCATCGACCAGCTGCCGGGCTGGTTCAAACACTACAATACGGTTCACCCGCACAGCGCCCTCGGCTATCGTTCCCCCCGCGAGTTCATCGCTCGCTCAACCCAAGAGGACCTGTCAGGCCTTTAG
- a CDS encoding CHRD domain-containing protein: MAIALDRSITEVFVAGNKEYPMRYLLPSLMAVVLAVPAVATTTKMSTKLIGAAEAPGPGAEKGTGLAKLAFDSEKGHVCYTLTASGTDTPTMAHIHKGAIGTPGPVVVSLTAPANGRAKGCTPVAADVMSAIIATPSDYYVNVHTAAFPKGAMRGQLSR; encoded by the coding sequence ATGGCGATCGCGCTTGACCGCTCGATCACCGAGGTGTTTGTTGCAGGCAACAAGGAGTACCCCATGCGATATCTTCTGCCGAGTTTGATGGCCGTTGTCCTCGCGGTGCCAGCCGTCGCCACCACCACAAAAATGTCGACCAAGCTGATAGGCGCGGCCGAAGCGCCGGGTCCGGGTGCCGAGAAGGGAACCGGCTTGGCCAAGTTGGCCTTCGATAGCGAGAAGGGTCATGTCTGCTACACGCTGACCGCTAGCGGAACTGACACGCCCACGATGGCTCACATCCACAAGGGCGCGATCGGCACGCCTGGTCCTGTAGTCGTCTCGCTAACCGCTCCCGCAAACGGCCGCGCGAAGGGCTGCACACCCGTTGCCGCGGACGTAATGAGTGCAATTATCGCCACTCCCTCGGATTATTACGTCAACGTCCATACGGCCGCCTTCCCGAAGGGAGCGATGCGAGGACAGTTAAGCCGCTAA
- a CDS encoding M1 family metallopeptidase gives MPGGSVRHHLSRAILRCACAAAVLCSAPMRAADFDPKVAFAAQPLPHGVNVYRSSNGAPGPGYWQNRVDYAITARIDAAARTLTASETIDYTNNSPDVLPSLWMQLDQNIYRPDSRAATIGGRRKGGGGGEHSDGYEIASVEVLRGKAWLNIPFVVSDTRMNLRLDQPIKGGGTKLKFRIAYHYAIPGIWGGRNSWLDTPNGTIFDIAQWFPRMAVYDDLRGWDTLPYLGSEFYCEYGDVDYAVTVPADMIVAGGGVLINAAEVLTPLQRARLAEAAASDATVMIRTPDEVARDSARPAAKTEKTWRYHFANTRDVAFSASRAFVWDAARMNLPGGKTALAESVYPIESAGDAGWGRSTEYLKDSVERFSQHWFAYPYPTAWSIAGGSTGMEYPGMAFDGIPDKGKELFWITAHEIGHSWYPMVVGSNERRDAWMDEGFNTFIDTFESDEFKSGVFGPKRDSEYAPDGGNPVDEILPLLADRDAPPIMSYPDVMGEKYRHSVSYFKTALGLRLLRDVVLGPDRFDPAFRKYTADWAFKHPSPSDFFREMSSESGEDLSWFWRGWFFNNWQLDLAVTNIAYTDGDPAKGASITLESRDKLVMPAVLEVKYADGHATRIKLPVETWMRIKPVIAAPAGRITLVMLDPDHLLPDRDRSNNSFVP, from the coding sequence ATGCCTGGAGGGTCGGTGAGACATCATTTGTCGCGGGCGATTCTACGTTGCGCCTGCGCTGCTGCGGTTCTGTGCTCGGCTCCGATGCGGGCTGCCGACTTCGACCCCAAGGTTGCCTTCGCCGCGCAGCCGCTGCCGCACGGGGTGAACGTCTATCGCTCGTCCAACGGCGCACCCGGGCCAGGGTACTGGCAGAACCGGGTTGACTACGCGATCACCGCACGGATCGACGCTGCAGCCAGAACGCTGACAGCCTCCGAAACGATCGATTACACCAACAACAGTCCCGACGTCCTGCCAAGCCTGTGGATGCAGCTAGACCAGAATATCTATCGTCCGGACTCGCGCGCGGCGACGATAGGCGGCCGGCGTAAGGGCGGCGGCGGGGGCGAGCATAGCGACGGCTATGAAATCGCGTCAGTGGAAGTGCTGCGCGGCAAGGCCTGGTTGAATATTCCTTTTGTTGTCTCCGATACGCGCATGAACCTCCGGCTCGATCAGCCGATAAAGGGCGGCGGGACGAAGCTTAAGTTCCGGATCGCCTACCATTATGCCATCCCGGGCATATGGGGCGGGCGCAACTCGTGGCTCGACACGCCGAACGGGACGATCTTCGATATCGCTCAGTGGTTCCCGCGCATGGCCGTCTATGACGATCTGCGCGGCTGGGACACGCTCCCCTACCTCGGGTCCGAGTTCTACTGCGAATATGGCGATGTGGATTACGCGGTCACCGTACCCGCCGACATGATCGTCGCCGGCGGCGGCGTGCTGATCAATGCGGCGGAAGTCCTGACACCGCTTCAGCGCGCACGCCTCGCCGAGGCGGCTGCCAGCGACGCGACGGTGATGATCCGCACGCCCGATGAAGTGGCGCGCGACAGTGCGCGTCCGGCGGCGAAAACCGAGAAGACGTGGCGCTATCACTTCGCCAATACCCGCGATGTGGCCTTCTCCGCCTCGCGCGCATTCGTGTGGGATGCGGCGCGGATGAACCTGCCCGGCGGCAAGACCGCGCTGGCGGAAAGCGTCTATCCGATTGAGAGTGCCGGTGACGCCGGCTGGGGACGGTCGACGGAATATCTGAAGGATTCGGTCGAGCGCTTCTCGCAGCATTGGTTCGCCTATCCCTACCCGACCGCGTGGAGCATCGCCGGCGGGTCGACGGGCATGGAATATCCGGGAATGGCGTTCGACGGCATCCCCGACAAGGGCAAGGAGCTGTTCTGGATCACGGCACACGAGATCGGCCACAGCTGGTACCCCATGGTCGTTGGCTCGAACGAACGCCGCGACGCCTGGATGGACGAAGGCTTCAACACCTTCATCGACACGTTCGAAAGCGACGAGTTCAAGAGCGGTGTGTTCGGCCCCAAGCGCGACAGCGAATATGCGCCGGACGGCGGCAATCCGGTGGACGAGATTCTGCCGCTGCTCGCCGACCGGGATGCGCCGCCGATCATGAGCTATCCCGACGTCATGGGCGAAAAATACCGCCATTCGGTGAGCTATTTCAAGACCGCGCTGGGGCTGCGCCTGTTGCGCGATGTCGTCCTTGGCCCCGACCGGTTCGATCCTGCCTTCCGCAAATATACCGCCGACTGGGCGTTCAAACATCCCAGCCCGTCCGACTTCTTCCGCGAAATGTCGAGCGAATCTGGCGAAGACCTTAGCTGGTTCTGGCGCGGCTGGTTCTTCAACAACTGGCAGCTCGATCTGGCGGTGACGAACATCGCCTATACCGATGGCGACCCAGCCAAGGGGGCCAGCATCACGCTGGAGAGCCGCGACAAGCTGGTCATGCCGGCGGTGCTGGAGGTTAAATATGCTGACGGACACGCCACGCGGATTAAGCTGCCCGTCGAAACATGGATGCGGATTAAGCCCGTCATCGCGGCACCTGCCGGCCGCATAACATTGGTCATGCTCGACCCCGACCATCTTTTGCCGGACCGTGATCGAAGCAACAACAGCTTCGTGCCTTGA